One Nocardia farcinica genomic region harbors:
- a CDS encoding HIT family protein gives MNDCVFCRIVAGAAPATKVYEDETLCAFLDIRPIARGHTLVIPKQHAAELPDLDPELGAAMFRAAHRIALAMRRGGLAADGANLVLNDGRAAFQTVGHVHLHVIPRRDGDRIRFATGFLLRRPHDPGATAAAIRAGLTALEEGTQP, from the coding sequence GTGAACGACTGCGTCTTCTGCCGCATCGTGGCCGGCGCGGCGCCGGCCACCAAGGTCTACGAGGACGAAACGCTGTGCGCCTTCCTCGATATCAGGCCGATCGCGCGCGGGCACACACTGGTGATCCCGAAGCAGCACGCCGCCGAGCTCCCCGACCTCGACCCCGAACTCGGCGCGGCGATGTTCCGTGCCGCGCACCGGATCGCGCTGGCGATGCGCCGCGGCGGGCTCGCCGCGGACGGGGCCAACCTGGTGCTCAACGACGGCCGGGCGGCCTTCCAGACCGTCGGACACGTCCACCTGCACGTCATCCCACGCCGCGACGGCGACCGAATCCGCTTCGCCACAGGCTTTCTGCTGCGCAGACCGCACGACCCCGGGGCGACCGCCGCCGCGATCCGGGCCGGCCTGACCGCACTGGAGGAAGGAACCCAGCCGTGA
- a CDS encoding MFS transporter codes for MLDVPIDRRLRIARAAVFTVFGLNGFLLAMWVVHIPVVTDRTGIAHSTLGMFILLMAGAGIVGMRAAGPLADRFGSRTLVAAAAVVAALAVIGPGLATAPAGLAIALACFGFGNGALDVSMNAQAVHVERAYRRPIMSAFHALFSGGGLLGSLLGAAALRAGLDLRVTLVLASLACLALVALSVPRLLADRPAPAVEPSTASEHTAAEHIPAAEHRTAAEHTGPGAPTREGPGARLRPSAHGRKVLALAVIAFAVLLTEGVATDWSTLQMRERLGADDATAALAFGAFSVTMTGGRLVTDRVSGAFGPVAVVRYGTLLAALGLAVIMVSPWVPLTLAGWALCGLGLSGSVPQIFTAAGNLGSTTAATDMSRVFGLGYLGLLAGPAIIGWLTELIPLTAALIVPLLAVLACALSAGVVGAGRPAHARAR; via the coding sequence GTGCTGGACGTTCCGATCGATCGACGCCTGCGTATCGCGCGCGCGGCCGTGTTCACCGTCTTCGGCCTGAACGGCTTCCTGCTGGCGATGTGGGTGGTGCACATCCCCGTGGTCACCGACCGCACCGGGATCGCGCACTCCACGCTGGGCATGTTCATCCTGCTGATGGCCGGGGCGGGCATCGTCGGGATGCGGGCGGCCGGGCCGCTGGCCGACCGGTTCGGCAGCCGGACCCTGGTCGCGGCGGCCGCCGTGGTCGCCGCGCTCGCGGTGATCGGCCCCGGCCTGGCCACCGCGCCCGCCGGGCTGGCGATCGCGCTGGCCTGCTTCGGTTTCGGCAACGGCGCGCTGGACGTCTCGATGAACGCACAGGCCGTGCACGTGGAACGGGCCTATCGCCGTCCCATCATGTCGGCGTTCCACGCGCTGTTCTCCGGCGGCGGTCTGCTGGGCTCCCTGCTCGGCGCGGCCGCCCTGCGCGCCGGTCTCGACCTGCGCGTCACGCTCGTGCTGGCGAGTCTGGCCTGCCTGGCGCTGGTCGCGCTGAGCGTGCCGCGGCTGCTCGCCGATCGCCCGGCCCCGGCCGTCGAGCCGAGCACCGCTTCCGAGCACACCGCCGCCGAGCACATACCCGCCGCCGAGCACCGCACCGCCGCCGAGCACACCGGCCCCGGCGCGCCGACCCGCGAGGGCCCCGGTGCCCGCCTGCGACCGTCCGCGCACGGCCGGAAGGTGCTGGCGCTGGCCGTGATCGCGTTCGCGGTGCTGCTCACCGAGGGCGTGGCCACGGACTGGAGCACCCTGCAGATGCGCGAGCGACTCGGCGCCGACGACGCGACCGCGGCGCTGGCCTTCGGCGCCTTCTCGGTCACCATGACCGGCGGCCGCCTGGTGACCGACCGGGTGAGCGGCGCCTTCGGTCCGGTCGCGGTGGTCCGCTACGGCACCCTGCTGGCCGCGCTGGGATTGGCGGTCATCATGGTGTCGCCGTGGGTGCCGCTGACGCTGGCCGGGTGGGCCCTGTGCGGGCTCGGCCTGTCCGGCAGCGTGCCGCAGATCTTCACCGCGGCGGGAAATCTCGGCTCGACGACCGCCGCGACGGACATGTCGCGGGTGTTCGGGCTGGGGTACCTCGGCCTGCTCGCCGGGCCCGCGATCATCGGCTGGCTGACCGAGCTGATCCCGCTGACCGCCGCGCTGATCGTGCCGCTGCTCGCGGTGCTGGCCTGTGCGCTGAGCGCGGGGGTGGTCGGCGCGGGCCGTCCCGCCCACGCGCGCGCTCGGTAG
- a CDS encoding NAD(P) transhydrogenase subunit alpha: MYSELLANIAILVLSGFVGFAVISKVPNTLHTPLMSGTNAIHGIVVLGALVTLGKMEDPSIGIQIILFVALVFGTLNVVGGFVVTDRMLGMFKGKKAPAAKAGE; encoded by the coding sequence ATGTATTCCGAACTGCTGGCCAACATCGCGATCCTGGTGCTGTCCGGGTTCGTCGGGTTCGCCGTCATCTCCAAGGTGCCCAACACCCTGCACACCCCGCTGATGTCGGGCACCAACGCCATCCACGGCATCGTCGTGCTCGGTGCGCTGGTGACGCTGGGCAAGATGGAGGATCCCTCGATCGGCATCCAGATCATCCTGTTCGTCGCGCTGGTCTTCGGCACATTGAACGTGGTCGGCGGCTTCGTGGTCACCGACCGCATGCTCGGCATGTTCAAGGGCAAGAAGGCCCCGGCGGCGAAGGCTGGTGAGTGA
- a CDS encoding NAD(P)(+) transhydrogenase (Re/Si-specific) subunit beta, translating into MDNLVNILYIIAFALFIYGLMGLTGPKTAVRGNWIAAAGMAIAVVATLIAVRDTGNWILIVAGLVLGVVLGVPPAKYTKMTAMPQLVAAFNGVGGGTVALIAWAEFLDTSGFSAFKHGEEPTVHIIVGSLFAAIIGSISFWGSLIAFGKLQEILPGRPIGLGKLQQPLNLLLLVGSVAAAVVIGLGAADGGAAWWWMVLLLLAAGVLGLMVVLPIGGADMPVVISLLNALTGLSAAAAGLALNNTAMIVAGMIVGASGTILTNLMAKAMNRSIPAIVAGGFGGGAAAAGGGSGEQKQAKATSAADAAIQMAYANQVIVVPGYGMAVAQAQHAVKEMAALLEAKGVEVKYAIHPVAGRMPGHMNVLLAEAEVSYDAMKEMDDINGEFARTDVALVIGANDVTNPAAREDAASPIYGMPVLNVDQAKSVIVLKRSMNSGFAGIDNPLFYAEHTSMLFGDAKKSVGEVTEELKAL; encoded by the coding sequence ATGGACAATCTGGTCAACATCCTCTACATCATCGCGTTCGCGCTGTTCATCTACGGTCTGATGGGTCTGACCGGCCCGAAGACCGCGGTGCGCGGCAACTGGATCGCCGCGGCGGGCATGGCCATCGCCGTGGTCGCCACCCTGATCGCGGTGCGTGACACCGGCAACTGGATCCTGATCGTCGCGGGCCTGGTGCTCGGTGTCGTGCTCGGCGTGCCACCGGCCAAGTACACGAAGATGACCGCGATGCCGCAGCTGGTCGCGGCGTTCAACGGTGTCGGCGGCGGCACCGTCGCGCTCATCGCCTGGGCCGAATTCCTGGACACCAGCGGCTTTTCCGCCTTCAAGCACGGCGAGGAGCCCACGGTCCACATCATCGTCGGCTCGCTGTTCGCCGCGATCATCGGCTCGATCTCGTTCTGGGGTTCGCTGATCGCCTTCGGCAAGCTGCAGGAGATCCTGCCCGGCCGCCCGATCGGGCTGGGCAAGCTGCAGCAGCCGCTGAACCTGCTACTGCTGGTCGGCTCGGTGGCGGCCGCGGTCGTCATCGGCCTCGGCGCCGCCGACGGCGGTGCCGCCTGGTGGTGGATGGTGCTGCTGCTGCTGGCCGCGGGCGTGCTCGGCCTGATGGTCGTGCTGCCCATCGGCGGCGCGGACATGCCGGTGGTCATCTCGCTGCTCAACGCCCTGACCGGCCTGTCGGCCGCGGCGGCGGGCCTGGCGTTGAACAACACCGCCATGATCGTGGCGGGCATGATCGTCGGCGCGTCCGGCACCATCCTGACCAACCTGATGGCCAAGGCCATGAACCGCTCGATCCCGGCGATCGTGGCCGGCGGGTTCGGCGGTGGCGCCGCGGCCGCCGGTGGTGGCAGCGGGGAGCAGAAGCAGGCCAAGGCCACCTCCGCCGCCGACGCCGCGATCCAGATGGCCTACGCCAACCAGGTGATCGTGGTGCCCGGCTACGGTATGGCCGTCGCCCAGGCCCAGCATGCGGTCAAGGAGATGGCCGCGCTGCTCGAGGCCAAGGGCGTGGAGGTCAAGTACGCCATCCACCCGGTCGCGGGCCGCATGCCCGGTCACATGAATGTGCTGCTGGCCGAGGCCGAGGTCTCCTACGACGCGATGAAGGAGATGGACGACATCAACGGCGAATTCGCCCGCACCGATGTCGCCTTGGTGATCGGCGCCAACGACGTCACCAACCCGGCCGCCCGCGAGGACGCGGCCAGCCCGATCTACGGCATGCCGGTGCTCAACGTCGACCAGGCCAAGTCGGTGATCGTGCTCAAGCGCTCGATGAACTCCGGCTTCGCCGGCATCGACAACCCGCTGTTCTACGCCGAGCACACCTCGATGCTGTTCGGCGACGCCAAGAAGTCCGTCGGTGAGGTCACCGAGGAACTGAAGGCGCTGTAG
- a CDS encoding alpha-ketoacid dehydrogenase subunit beta codes for MITTFAGALNTGMRRALEDDPKVVLMGEDIGRLGGVFRVTDTLQKDFGDNRVIDTPLAESGIVGTAFGMALRGYRPVCEIQFDGFVYPAFDQIVSQVAKIHYRTGGKVSAPITIRIPFGGGIGSVEHHSESPEAYFAHTAGLRVVTPSTPADAYHMLRQAIAAPDPVIFFEPKRRYWDKADVDFDAPPELPLHRARVCRAGTDATVVAYGGTVAPALAAAEIAATEGHSLEVIDLRSLAPLDVDTVAESVTRTGRLVVTHEAPVFGGLGAEIAARITERCFYHLEAPVLRVGGYDIPYPPAKLEKHHLPDPDRILDAVDRSLAA; via the coding sequence ATGATCACCACCTTCGCAGGCGCCCTCAACACCGGCATGCGCCGGGCGCTCGAGGACGACCCCAAGGTCGTGCTGATGGGGGAGGACATCGGCAGGCTGGGCGGGGTCTTCCGGGTCACCGACACGCTGCAGAAGGACTTCGGCGACAACCGGGTGATCGACACCCCGCTGGCCGAGTCCGGCATCGTCGGCACCGCGTTCGGCATGGCGTTGCGCGGTTACCGGCCGGTGTGCGAGATCCAGTTCGACGGCTTCGTCTACCCGGCCTTCGATCAGATCGTCTCCCAGGTCGCCAAGATCCACTACCGCACCGGCGGAAAAGTCAGCGCTCCCATCACCATTCGCATCCCCTTCGGCGGCGGCATCGGATCGGTGGAGCATCATTCGGAGTCACCGGAGGCGTACTTCGCGCACACCGCCGGGCTGCGGGTGGTCACCCCCAGCACGCCCGCCGACGCCTATCACATGCTGCGCCAAGCCATCGCCGCCCCCGATCCGGTGATCTTCTTCGAACCCAAACGCCGCTACTGGGACAAGGCCGACGTCGATTTCGACGCGCCGCCGGAGCTGCCGCTGCATCGGGCGCGGGTGTGCCGGGCGGGCACCGATGCCACCGTCGTCGCCTACGGCGGCACCGTCGCACCGGCACTGGCCGCCGCGGAGATCGCCGCCACGGAGGGGCATTCGCTCGAGGTGATCGACCTGCGCAGCCTCGCGCCGCTGGACGTCGACACGGTCGCCGAATCGGTGACCAGGACGGGTCGGCTGGTGGTGACCCACGAGGCCCCCGTGTTCGGCGGTCTCGGCGCCGAGATCGCCGCGCGCATCACCGAACGCTGCTTCTACCACCTGGAGGCGCCGGTGCTGCGCGTCGGCGGCTACGACATCCCGTACCCGCCCGCCAAGCTGGAGAAGCACCACCTGCCCGACCCCGACCGCATCCTCGACGCGGTCGACCGTTCGCTGGCCGCCTGA
- a CDS encoding Type 1 glutamine amidotransferase-like domain-containing protein translates to MRLFLASYRFGRHAQRLARLVGGPGRVAVVPNACDAWPSAWQAAVTSDLVPLRRAGYAPEVVDLRDHLGQPAALERRLREFPLLWVRGGNTFVLRAQFARSGADRVIPALLAEDRLAYAGYSAGACVLTPDLHGLDAVDDPQEVVTACGVAPRWDGLGLVPYRIVPHLDSPTDPDGACRRIAERYRAAGVPHHALTDDEVLVVDGDEFERLG, encoded by the coding sequence GTGCGCCTGTTCCTGGCGAGTTACCGCTTCGGGCGGCACGCGCAGCGGCTGGCCCGGCTCGTCGGCGGGCCGGGCCGGGTCGCGGTGGTGCCCAACGCCTGTGACGCCTGGCCGAGCGCCTGGCAAGCGGCGGTGACCAGCGACCTGGTGCCGCTGCGGCGGGCGGGCTACGCCCCCGAGGTGGTCGACCTGCGGGACCACCTCGGACAGCCCGCGGCGCTGGAGCGGCGGCTACGGGAGTTCCCGCTGCTGTGGGTGCGGGGTGGGAACACCTTCGTGCTGCGGGCGCAGTTCGCTCGCAGCGGGGCCGACCGCGTGATTCCCGCCCTGCTGGCCGAGGACCGGCTCGCCTACGCGGGGTACAGCGCCGGTGCGTGCGTGCTCACGCCCGACCTGCACGGGCTCGACGCCGTCGACGACCCGCAGGAAGTGGTCACGGCCTGTGGCGTCGCGCCGCGCTGGGACGGCCTCGGCCTGGTGCCCTACCGGATCGTCCCGCATCTCGACTCCCCCACCGACCCGGACGGCGCGTGCCGTCGCATCGCCGAGAGGTACCGGGCGGCCGGGGTGCCGCACCACGCGCTCACCGACGACGAGGTACTGGTGGTGGACGGGGACGAGTTCGAACGGCTGGGGTGA
- a CDS encoding Lrp/AsnC family transcriptional regulator codes for MPSTEQVEATLDATDARLLLELIATPRATGVELATRLGLSRNTVQARLARWEATGMLASVERRVRPRALGYPLAAFVSVVLDQHRLDAVVDALAEIPEVTEVCGMTGRVDLTVRVVARDAEDLYRLAEEILQIPGVERTDMALVMRELVGPRTAPLLERLAGTG; via the coding sequence ATGCCCAGTACTGAACAGGTCGAGGCGACCCTGGACGCGACCGACGCGCGCCTGCTGCTGGAGTTGATCGCGACGCCGCGCGCGACCGGCGTCGAACTCGCCACCCGGCTCGGCCTGTCGCGCAACACCGTGCAGGCGCGCCTGGCGCGCTGGGAGGCCACCGGCATGCTCGCCAGTGTCGAGCGGCGGGTGCGTCCGCGAGCGCTCGGCTATCCGCTGGCCGCGTTCGTCTCCGTCGTGCTCGATCAGCACCGCCTCGACGCGGTGGTCGACGCGCTCGCCGAGATCCCCGAGGTCACCGAGGTGTGCGGGATGACCGGCCGGGTCGACCTGACGGTGCGGGTGGTGGCCCGCGACGCCGAGGACCTCTACCGGCTCGCCGAGGAGATCCTGCAGATCCCCGGCGTGGAGCGCACCGACATGGCGCTGGTGATGCGCGAGCTGGTCGGCCCACGCACCGCTCCGCTGCTGGAGCGGCTGGCGGGCACCGGGTAG
- a CDS encoding GtrA family protein, whose protein sequence is MPAAVTTDNLADRFSAWCAAVVRRLPWGLDRIVPPTFLGFALINSGTFGLDLLLLTAMHGGLGWPLPVAISIAYACAFGVAFVLNRTLNFHSHAPVGRQLVVYVVVVVVNYLAFILGVGSGLAAAGLDYHLARLVAGGCEAIYMYSAMRWIVFRR, encoded by the coding sequence GTGCCCGCCGCTGTCACCACCGACAACCTCGCCGACCGGTTCAGCGCCTGGTGCGCGGCCGTGGTGCGACGGCTGCCGTGGGGGCTGGACCGGATCGTCCCGCCGACGTTCCTCGGCTTCGCGCTGATCAACAGCGGCACCTTCGGGCTGGATCTGCTGCTGTTGACCGCCATGCACGGTGGTCTGGGCTGGCCCCTGCCGGTGGCGATCTCGATCGCCTACGCCTGCGCGTTCGGCGTGGCCTTCGTGCTCAACCGCACCCTCAACTTCCACTCGCACGCACCGGTCGGCCGTCAGCTGGTCGTCTACGTCGTGGTCGTGGTGGTGAACTATCTCGCGTTCATCCTCGGCGTGGGCAGCGGGCTGGCGGCGGCGGGCCTCGACTACCACCTGGCGCGGCTGGTGGCGGGCGGGTGCGAGGCGATCTACATGTACTCGGCGATGCGCTGGATCGTCTTCCGCCGCTGA
- a CDS encoding maleylpyruvate isomerase family mycothiol-dependent enzyme: MNDPTLAKDELVPLLSEQWTAIDRLVADLDEPAWRQPSPLPGWTVFDVVAHVVGTESWLLGEKPPPHDPVRPKTDVRALPHVRNETAVLNEIWIDRLRPMPGHRLLALFREVADRRRAALADKTDAEWATPTVSPIGQVPYGRFMRVRLFDCWMHELDIADALGVRVAEGGRRGEVAFAEFAGSLPRVVAKLGKAPAGSRIAFVLTGELARTLRIEVGERAAFVERFAEPAGVEITLDSGLFVRLGGGRTPIEDHLGDVDITGDEQLGLQVVRNLAFTI; the protein is encoded by the coding sequence GTGAACGACCCCACCCTGGCCAAGGACGAACTGGTACCGCTGCTCTCGGAACAGTGGACGGCCATCGATCGCCTGGTCGCCGACCTCGACGAGCCCGCCTGGCGGCAGCCGTCGCCGCTGCCGGGCTGGACGGTGTTCGACGTGGTCGCCCACGTCGTGGGCACCGAATCCTGGCTGCTCGGCGAGAAGCCACCGCCGCACGATCCGGTGCGGCCCAAGACCGACGTGCGCGCACTTCCGCACGTGCGCAACGAAACCGCCGTGCTGAACGAGATCTGGATCGACCGGCTGCGGCCGATGCCGGGCCACCGGCTGCTCGCGCTCTTCCGCGAGGTCGCCGACCGCCGCCGCGCCGCACTGGCCGACAAGACCGACGCCGAGTGGGCGACCCCCACCGTGTCCCCGATCGGCCAGGTGCCCTACGGCCGGTTCATGCGGGTGCGGCTGTTCGACTGCTGGATGCACGAACTCGACATCGCCGACGCCCTCGGGGTGCGCGTGGCCGAGGGCGGCCGCCGCGGCGAGGTGGCCTTCGCCGAATTCGCCGGTTCCCTCCCCCGGGTGGTCGCCAAACTCGGCAAGGCGCCCGCCGGATCCCGCATCGCGTTCGTGCTCACCGGTGAGCTCGCGCGCACCCTGCGCATCGAGGTCGGCGAGCGCGCGGCGTTCGTCGAGCGCTTCGCCGAGCCCGCCGGCGTCGAGATCACCCTCGACTCCGGTCTCTTCGTGCGACTCGGCGGCGGACGCACCCCGATCGAAGACCACCTCGGCGACGTCGACATCACCGGCGACGAGCAGCTCGGACTCCAGGTGGTCCGCAACCTCGCGTTCACGATCTGA
- the pdhA gene encoding pyruvate dehydrogenase (acetyl-transferring) E1 component subunit alpha, translating into MPDKPAYPVQLIQPDGARVLDREHAALVADIGPHELRELFADMTVARRIDVEATALQRQGQLGLWPPLLGQEAAQVGSARALHPDDYVFCSYREAAVAYCRGVRPGELTRLWRGVAHHCWDPDAVGMTNPNIVVGAQGLHATGYAYAAHLDGAEIATIAYFGDGATSQGDIAEAFGFAASWSAPVVFFCQNNHWAISAPVRVQSATPLVRRAYGYGMPGLQVDGNDVLAVLAVTRQAVARARTGGGPSFIEALTYRMGPHTTADDPTRYRAAAETEEWTRRDPIDRLRRLLEREALWDAAFEREVGERADTAAAELRRATLEMPDPDPAQLFDHVYAAPHPLIEAERRAFAEYAAGDPGAAFARPEGVSR; encoded by the coding sequence ATGCCGGACAAGCCCGCGTACCCCGTACAACTGATCCAGCCCGACGGGGCAAGGGTCCTCGACCGCGAGCACGCCGCGCTCGTCGCCGACATCGGCCCGCACGAGCTGCGCGAGCTGTTCGCCGACATGACGGTGGCGCGCCGGATCGATGTCGAAGCCACCGCGCTGCAACGGCAGGGCCAGCTGGGTCTGTGGCCGCCGCTGCTCGGCCAGGAGGCCGCCCAGGTCGGTTCCGCCCGCGCCCTGCACCCCGACGACTACGTGTTCTGCAGCTACCGCGAGGCCGCCGTCGCCTACTGCCGCGGCGTGCGTCCCGGCGAACTCACCCGGTTGTGGCGCGGGGTCGCCCACCACTGCTGGGACCCGGACGCGGTCGGCATGACCAACCCGAACATCGTCGTCGGTGCCCAGGGCCTGCACGCCACCGGGTACGCCTACGCCGCGCACCTCGACGGCGCCGAGATCGCCACCATCGCCTACTTCGGTGACGGCGCCACCAGCCAGGGCGACATCGCCGAAGCCTTCGGCTTCGCCGCGAGCTGGAGCGCGCCGGTGGTGTTCTTCTGCCAGAACAACCACTGGGCCATCAGCGCCCCGGTGCGCGTCCAGAGCGCCACGCCACTCGTGCGACGCGCCTACGGCTACGGCATGCCCGGCCTCCAGGTCGACGGCAACGACGTGCTCGCGGTGCTCGCGGTCACCCGGCAGGCGGTCGCGCGCGCCCGCACGGGCGGCGGTCCCTCGTTCATCGAAGCGCTCACCTACCGGATGGGCCCGCACACCACCGCCGACGACCCCACCCGCTACCGCGCGGCCGCCGAGACCGAGGAATGGACGCGGCGCGACCCCATCGACCGGCTGCGCAGGCTGCTGGAACGGGAAGCGCTGTGGGACGCGGCCTTCGAGCGCGAGGTGGGCGAGCGGGCCGACACCGCGGCCGCCGAACTGCGCCGCGCCACCCTCGAGATGCCCGACCCCGATCCCGCCCAGCTGTTCGACCACGTCTACGCCGCACCCCACCCCCTGATCGAGGCGGAGCGGCGAGCCTTTGCGGAGTACGCGGCCGGCGATCCCGGCGCCGCCTTCGCCCGACCGGAAGGAGTCAGCCGATGA
- a CDS encoding SDR family oxidoreductase, producing the protein MEISGKVAIVTGAGGGIGAALAHRLAAGGARVVVADIDPAGAREVAEAIGAAAVPVAGDVADEQVIATMIERAESEFGPVDLYFANAGIGGGPGLDSTDAQWTAALEVNVLAHVRAARALMPGWLARGTGYFVATASAAGLLTQIGSAPYSVTKHAAVGFAEWLAVTYGDRGIRVSCVCPMGVDTRLLHGDLVPGNAEAATLAVKAVTTAGAVLTPEEVADVVIAGMAAEQFLILPHPEVLEMYRRKGADYDRWLAGMRRFQSALLGEGLSR; encoded by the coding sequence ATGGAGATTTCGGGCAAGGTAGCCATCGTCACGGGGGCCGGCGGGGGAATCGGGGCGGCGCTCGCGCACAGGCTCGCCGCGGGCGGCGCGCGGGTCGTGGTCGCCGACATCGACCCCGCGGGCGCACGAGAGGTGGCGGAGGCCATCGGCGCGGCGGCGGTGCCGGTGGCCGGCGACGTGGCCGACGAACAGGTGATCGCCACCATGATCGAGCGGGCCGAGTCCGAGTTCGGCCCGGTCGACCTGTATTTCGCGAACGCGGGCATCGGCGGCGGCCCCGGCCTGGACAGCACCGATGCGCAGTGGACGGCGGCGCTCGAGGTCAACGTGCTCGCGCACGTGCGGGCCGCCCGGGCACTGATGCCGGGCTGGCTGGCGCGCGGCACGGGCTATTTCGTCGCCACGGCCTCGGCGGCCGGGCTGCTCACCCAGATCGGTTCCGCGCCGTACTCGGTGACCAAGCACGCCGCCGTCGGCTTCGCCGAATGGCTGGCGGTCACCTACGGCGACCGAGGGATCCGGGTGAGCTGCGTGTGCCCGATGGGGGTGGACACCCGGCTGCTGCACGGCGACCTGGTACCGGGGAACGCCGAGGCCGCCACGCTGGCCGTCAAGGCCGTCACCACCGCGGGCGCGGTGCTGACCCCCGAGGAGGTCGCCGACGTGGTGATCGCCGGGATGGCGGCCGAACAGTTCCTGATCCTGCCGCACCCGGAGGTGCTGGAGATGTACCGGCGCAAGGGCGCCGATTACGACCGCTGGCTGGCTGGCATGCGCCGGTTCCAGTCCGCGCTGCTGGGCGAGGGCCTCAGTCGGTGA
- a CDS encoding Re/Si-specific NAD(P)(+) transhydrogenase subunit alpha, which produces METTQNVGDSSPRGARVGVVRETNAGERRVALVPKIIPALLKQGVEVVVESGAGHGALIPDQAYVEAGAVIGDPWSADVVVKVAPPSDAEVAKLSKGQTLIGFLAPRNAENQIQALKSAGVQAFAVEAIPRISRAQVMDALSSQANVAGYKAVLLAASESTRFFPMLTTAAGTVKPATVLVLGVGVAGLQALATAKRLGGRTTGYDVRPEVADQVRSVGAQWLDLGIDAAGEGGYARELTDEEKAKQQQALEDAIKGFDVVITTALVPGRPAPRLVTAAAVEGMKPGSVIVDLAGETGGNCELTEPGRTVVKHDVTIASPLNLPATMPEHASELYSKNIAALLELMLVDGALAPDFSDQVLADSCVTREVDA; this is translated from the coding sequence GTGGAGACAACGCAAAACGTGGGCGATTCGTCCCCGCGCGGAGCGCGTGTCGGAGTCGTTCGCGAGACCAACGCGGGCGAACGGCGTGTCGCATTGGTACCCAAGATCATTCCCGCCCTGCTGAAGCAGGGCGTGGAGGTGGTCGTGGAGTCCGGCGCCGGGCACGGTGCGCTCATCCCCGACCAGGCGTACGTCGAGGCGGGTGCGGTCATCGGCGACCCGTGGTCGGCCGATGTGGTCGTCAAGGTCGCCCCGCCCAGCGACGCGGAGGTGGCCAAGCTGTCCAAGGGGCAGACCCTGATCGGCTTCCTCGCCCCGCGCAACGCCGAGAACCAGATCCAGGCGCTGAAATCGGCCGGGGTGCAGGCCTTCGCGGTGGAGGCGATTCCGCGTATCTCGCGCGCGCAGGTGATGGACGCGCTGTCCTCGCAGGCGAACGTGGCCGGGTACAAGGCGGTGCTGCTGGCGGCCTCCGAGTCGACGCGGTTCTTCCCGATGCTGACCACCGCCGCGGGCACCGTGAAGCCGGCGACGGTGCTGGTGCTCGGCGTGGGCGTGGCGGGTCTGCAGGCGCTGGCCACGGCCAAGCGACTCGGCGGGCGCACCACCGGTTACGACGTGCGGCCCGAGGTGGCCGACCAGGTGCGGTCGGTGGGTGCGCAGTGGCTGGACCTGGGCATCGACGCCGCCGGTGAGGGCGGTTACGCCCGGGAACTCACCGACGAGGAGAAGGCCAAGCAGCAGCAGGCCCTCGAAGACGCCATCAAGGGGTTCGACGTCGTGATCACGACCGCGCTGGTGCCGGGCCGCCCGGCGCCGCGGCTGGTCACCGCCGCCGCGGTGGAGGGCATGAAGCCCGGCAGCGTGATCGTGGACCTGGCCGGGGAGACCGGCGGCAACTGCGAGCTGACCGAGCCGGGCAGGACCGTGGTCAAGCACGACGTCACCATCGCCTCGCCGCTGAACCTGCCCGCCACCATGCCCGAGCACGCCAGCGAGCTGTACTCGAAGAACATCGCGGCGCTGCTGGAACTGATGCTGGTCGACGGTGCGCTGGCGCCGGACTTCAGCGACCAGGTGCTCGCGGATTCCTGTGTCACACGTGAGGTGGACGCCTGA
- a CDS encoding acyl-CoA thioesterase has protein sequence MPTRWADNDHYGHVNNVTYYSYFDTAVNAWLMKATGTDIRELPALGVVAQTSCRYHGSISFPDRLQVGLRIARLGRSSITYDLAIFRETDDGLELSATGEFVHVYVDAQTRKPVEIPAVIRTAAAELVTD, from the coding sequence ATGCCGACCCGGTGGGCCGACAACGACCACTACGGCCACGTGAACAACGTGACCTACTACTCCTACTTCGACACCGCGGTCAACGCGTGGCTGATGAAGGCGACCGGCACCGACATCCGCGAGCTGCCCGCCCTCGGCGTCGTCGCGCAGACCTCGTGCCGGTACCACGGCTCGATCAGTTTCCCCGACCGGTTGCAGGTGGGGCTGCGGATCGCGCGGCTCGGCCGCTCCAGCATCACCTACGACCTGGCGATCTTCCGGGAAACCGACGACGGGCTGGAACTGTCCGCCACCGGTGAGTTCGTGCACGTCTACGTCGACGCGCAGACCCGCAAGCCCGTCGAGATCCCCGCGGTGATCCGCACGGCGGCCGCCGAACTCGTCACCGACTGA